In Vibrio sp. FE10, the following are encoded in one genomic region:
- the crr gene encoding PTS glucose transporter subunit IIA — protein sequence MGLFDKLKKLVSDDSADAGAIEIIAPLSGEIVNIEDVPDVVFAEKIVGDGIAIKPAGDKMVAPVNGTIGKIFETNHAFSIESDDGVELFVHFGIDTVELKGEGFTRVAEEGQSVKAGDTIITFDLALLEEKAKSTLTPVVISNMDEIKELNKLSGSVTVGETPVLKVTK from the coding sequence ATGGGTCTGTTTGACAAACTGAAAAAGCTAGTATCTGACGACAGCGCTGACGCTGGTGCAATCGAAATCATCGCACCTCTATCTGGCGAAATCGTAAATATTGAAGATGTGCCAGATGTTGTTTTCGCTGAAAAAATCGTTGGTGACGGCATCGCGATCAAACCAGCTGGCGACAAAATGGTTGCTCCAGTTAACGGTACTATCGGTAAGATTTTCGAAACTAACCACGCATTCTCTATCGAGTCTGACGACGGTGTTGAGCTTTTCGTTCACTTCGGTATCGATACTGTTGAACTTAAAGGCGAAGGCTTCACTCGTGTAGCTGAAGAAGGTCAATCTGTTAAAGCTGGTGACACTATCATCACTTTCGACCTAGCGCTTCTAGAAGAGAAAGCGAAATCTACACTTACTCCAGTTGTTATCTCTAACATGGACGAAATCAAGGAGCTGAACAAGCTTTCTGGTTCTGTAACTGTTGGCGAAACTCCAGTTCTTAAAGTAACTAAGTAA
- the cysK gene encoding cysteine synthase A, producing MSKIYEDNTLTIGNTPLVRLNKVSKGNVLAKIEARNPSFSVKCRIGSNMIWEAEKAGTLKPGIELVEPTSGNTGVALAFVAAARGYKLTLTMPESMSLERRKLLKALGANLVLTEAPKGMNGAIAKAEEIVASDPDKYLLLQQFNNPANPQIHEQTTGPEIWEATDGEIDVFVAGVGTGGTITGTSRYIKGEKGKAITSVAVEPAESPVIAQALAGEEIKPAPHKIQGIGAGFIPGNLDLEIIDRVESVTSEEAIEMAQRLMKEEGILAGISSGAAVVAANRIAELPEFAGKTIVTVLPSSGERYLSTALFAGIFTEKENQQ from the coding sequence ATGAGCAAGATCTACGAAGACAACACCCTAACGATTGGTAACACACCGCTAGTCCGCCTTAACAAAGTAAGCAAAGGTAACGTCCTAGCTAAGATCGAAGCTCGTAACCCAAGCTTCAGTGTTAAGTGTCGTATCGGTTCAAACATGATCTGGGAAGCAGAAAAAGCAGGAACTCTGAAACCAGGTATCGAACTTGTTGAACCGACCAGTGGTAACACCGGTGTTGCTCTTGCATTCGTAGCAGCGGCGCGCGGTTACAAGCTAACGCTGACTATGCCTGAGTCAATGAGCCTAGAACGTCGTAAGCTGCTTAAAGCGCTTGGCGCAAACCTAGTGCTAACTGAAGCACCAAAAGGCATGAACGGCGCGATTGCTAAAGCAGAAGAGATTGTTGCTTCAGACCCAGACAAGTACCTACTACTACAACAGTTCAACAACCCAGCGAACCCACAAATTCACGAGCAGACAACGGGCCCGGAAATTTGGGAAGCAACAGACGGCGAGATCGACGTGTTTGTAGCGGGTGTTGGTACGGGCGGTACTATCACTGGTACAAGTCGTTACATTAAAGGTGAAAAAGGCAAAGCCATCACTTCAGTAGCGGTTGAACCAGCAGAGTCTCCAGTTATCGCACAAGCGCTTGCAGGCGAAGAAATCAAACCTGCTCCGCACAAAATCCAAGGTATTGGTGCAGGTTTCATCCCCGGAAACCTCGATTTAGAGATTATTGACCGAGTTGAATCGGTAACTTCTGAAGAAGCGATTGAGATGGCTCAACGCCTAATGAAAGAAGAAGGTATCCTTGCTGGTATCTCATCTGGCGCAGCTGTTGTTGCAGCAAACAGAATCGCAGAACTACCTGAATTTGCAGGGAAAACTATTGTTACCGTACTACCAAGCTCTGGTGAACGTTACCTGAGCACAGCCTTGTTTGCAGGCATCTTTACGGAAAAAGAGAACCAACAGTAA
- a CDS encoding flagellin produces MAVNVNTNVSAMTAQRYLNNANSAQQTSMERLASGSKINSAKDDAAGLQISNRLNVQSRGLDVAVRNANDGISIAQTAEGAMNETTNILQRMRDLSLQSSNGSNSKSERVAIQEEVTALNDELNRIAETTSFGGNKLLNGTHGTKSFQIGADNGEAVMLQLKDMRSDNAQMGGKSYQTENAKDKDWNVQAGANDLKMSFTDNFGQAQEIDVSAKAGDDIEELATYINGQQDSVKASVTEDGKLQMFTGNNKVEGEVAFSGSLAGELGMQPGKDVTVDTIDVTSVGGAQESVAVIDAALKYVDSHRAELGAFQNRFDHAISNLDNINENVNASKSRIKDTDFAKETTQMTKSQILSQASSSILAQAKQAPNSALSLLG; encoded by the coding sequence ATGGCAGTGAATGTAAATACCAACGTTTCAGCGATGACAGCACAACGTTACCTAAACAACGCAAACAGCGCACAACAAACATCAATGGAGCGTCTAGCTTCAGGCTCTAAAATCAACAGCGCGAAAGATGACGCTGCGGGCCTACAAATCTCGAACCGTTTGAACGTTCAGAGTCGTGGTCTTGATGTTGCTGTTCGTAACGCGAACGACGGTATCTCAATTGCACAAACTGCTGAAGGTGCAATGAACGAGACAACAAACATCCTGCAACGTATGCGTGATTTGTCTCTACAATCTTCAAACGGCTCAAACTCAAAATCTGAGCGTGTAGCGATTCAAGAAGAAGTAACAGCACTAAACGACGAACTGAACCGTATTGCGGAAACCACGTCTTTTGGTGGTAACAAACTGCTTAACGGTACTCACGGTACGAAATCATTCCAAATCGGTGCGGATAACGGTGAAGCGGTAATGCTTCAACTGAAAGACATGCGTTCTGATAACGCTCAGATGGGTGGTAAGAGCTACCAAACTGAGAACGCGAAAGACAAAGACTGGAACGTTCAAGCTGGCGCAAACGACCTAAAAATGTCGTTCACTGATAACTTCGGCCAAGCACAAGAAATCGATGTGTCTGCGAAAGCGGGCGACGACATCGAAGAGCTAGCAACTTACATCAACGGTCAACAAGACTCTGTTAAAGCGTCTGTAACTGAAGACGGTAAGCTACAAATGTTTACTGGTAACAACAAAGTTGAAGGCGAAGTGGCATTCTCTGGCAGCCTTGCTGGCGAACTAGGCATGCAACCTGGCAAAGATGTAACGGTTGATACTATCGACGTAACATCAGTTGGCGGTGCACAAGAGTCTGTAGCAGTAATCGATGCGGCACTTAAGTACGTAGACAGCCACCGTGCTGAACTGGGTGCTTTCCAAAACCGTTTCGACCACGCTATCAGCAACTTAGACAACATTAACGAGAACGTTAACGCATCTAAGAGCCGTATTAAAGATACCGATTTCGCGAAAGAAACGACTCAGATGACTAAATCTCAGATCCTTTCTCAAGCTTCAAGCTCGATTCTTGCTCAAGCGAAGCAAGCTCCGAACTCGGCACTTAGCCTACTAGGTTAA
- the ptsI gene encoding phosphoenolpyruvate-protein phosphotransferase PtsI, translating into MISGILASPGIAFGKALLLQEDEIVLNTQSISDDQVEAEVQRFFDARNKSSQQLEVVKQKALETFGEEKEAIFEGHIMLLEDEELEEEILALIKKDKMHADNAIYTVIEEQAVALESLDDEYLKERATDIRDIGTRFVKNALGINIVSLADINEQVILVAYDLTPSETAQINLDYVLGFACDIGGRTSHTSIMARSLELPAIVGTNDITKQVKNGDMLVLDAMNNKIIINPSDAELAEAKKIKSDFEAEAAELAKLKDLPAITLDNHQVEVCGNIGTVKDCDGILRNGGEGVGLYRTEFLFMDRTALPTEEEQYVAYKEVAEAMHGESVIIRTMDIGGDKDLPYMDLPEEMNPFLGWRAVRISLDRREILRDQLRGILRASAHGKLRIMFPMIISIEEIRELKKAIEEYKVELRAEGHAFDEDIEIGVMVETPAAAAIAHHLAKEVAFFSIGTNDLTQYTLAVDRGNEMISHLYNPLSPAVLLVIKQVIDASHKEGKWTGMCGELAGDERATLLLLGMGLDEFSMSGISIPKVKKVIRNSNFAEVKAMADEALSLPTAAEIEACVEKFIAEKTQ; encoded by the coding sequence ATGATTTCAGGCATCCTAGCATCTCCTGGTATTGCTTTCGGTAAAGCACTACTACTTCAAGAAGATGAAATTGTCCTAAACACTCAATCTATCTCAGACGATCAAGTTGAAGCAGAAGTTCAGCGTTTTTTTGACGCTCGTAACAAATCTTCTCAACAACTTGAAGTTGTAAAGCAAAAAGCACTTGAAACTTTTGGCGAAGAAAAAGAAGCAATCTTTGAAGGCCATATCATGCTGCTTGAAGATGAAGAGCTAGAAGAAGAGATTTTAGCACTCATCAAGAAAGACAAAATGCACGCAGACAACGCGATCTACACAGTGATCGAAGAGCAAGCTGTTGCACTAGAGTCACTTGATGATGAGTACCTAAAAGAACGTGCGACTGATATCCGTGATATCGGTACTCGCTTCGTTAAAAATGCACTAGGCATCAACATTGTGTCTCTAGCAGATATCAATGAACAAGTTATCCTAGTTGCTTACGACCTAACGCCATCTGAAACTGCACAAATCAACCTAGACTACGTTCTTGGTTTCGCTTGTGACATCGGCGGTCGTACATCTCATACTTCAATCATGGCACGTTCACTTGAGCTTCCAGCTATCGTTGGTACTAACGATATCACTAAGCAAGTTAAGAACGGCGACATGCTTGTGCTAGACGCGATGAACAACAAGATCATCATCAACCCTTCTGACGCTGAATTAGCAGAAGCTAAGAAAATCAAATCTGATTTTGAAGCAGAAGCGGCTGAACTAGCAAAACTTAAAGACCTACCAGCTATCACGCTTGATAACCATCAAGTAGAAGTTTGCGGCAACATCGGTACAGTTAAAGACTGTGACGGTATCTTGCGCAACGGTGGCGAAGGTGTTGGTCTGTACCGTACTGAATTCCTATTCATGGACCGTACTGCACTTCCTACTGAAGAAGAGCAATACGTTGCTTACAAAGAAGTAGCGGAAGCAATGCACGGTGAGTCAGTGATTATCCGTACAATGGATATCGGTGGCGATAAAGATCTTCCATACATGGATCTTCCAGAAGAAATGAACCCGTTCCTAGGCTGGCGTGCAGTACGTATCAGCTTGGATCGTCGTGAAATCTTACGTGACCAACTACGCGGCATTCTTCGTGCATCTGCACACGGTAAGCTACGCATCATGTTCCCAATGATCATTTCTATTGAAGAGATCCGTGAACTGAAAAAAGCAATCGAAGAGTACAAAGTTGAACTTCGCGCTGAAGGTCATGCATTCGATGAAGACATCGAAATTGGCGTAATGGTTGAGACTCCAGCAGCAGCTGCAATCGCACACCACCTTGCTAAAGAAGTCGCTTTCTTCTCTATCGGTACTAACGATCTAACGCAATACACTCTTGCAGTTGACCGTGGTAACGAGATGATTTCTCACCTTTACAACCCACTATCTCCAGCGGTTCTTCTTGTAATCAAGCAAGTAATCGATGCTTCTCATAAAGAAGGCAAATGGACAGGTATGTGTGGCGAGCTAGCAGGCGATGAGCGTGCAACTCTACTTCTTCTTGGTATGGGTCTAGATGAGTTCTCTATGAGCGGTATCTCTATCCCTAAAGTTAAGAAAGTAATCCGTAACTCTAACTTCGCAGAAGTTAAAGCTATGGCTGACGAAGCACTATCTCTACCTACAGCTGCAGAAATTGAAGCTTGCGTAGAAAAGTTCATCGCTGAGAAAACTCAGTAA
- a CDS encoding HPr family phosphocarrier protein produces MYEKQVEITAENGLHTRPAAQFVKEAKSFDADITVTSNGKSASAKSLFKLQTLGLVKGTNVTISAEGPQAQQAVDHLVALMDQLH; encoded by the coding sequence ATGTACGAGAAGCAAGTAGAAATCACAGCAGAAAACGGTCTTCACACACGTCCAGCTGCACAGTTCGTTAAAGAAGCAAAATCTTTCGATGCTGACATCACAGTGACTTCTAACGGCAAAAGCGCTAGCGCGAAAAGCCTGTTCAAGCTACAAACTTTAGGCCTAGTAAAAGGTACTAACGTTACTATTTCAGCTGAAGGCCCTCAAGCTCAGCAAGCAGTAGACCACCTAGTTGCTCTTATGGATCAACTACACTAA